The DNA segment TGAACCCAAACACCCACACAcgcacataaatatattaagaattttttaatataatcacAATCCATCACTTACCACCCACCACCACTATATGGCCACTACCAAAGTTCAACCaatatgaaatatttattaaatttatattcttatttataaaagtaaatgtgataattagctttttaatcattATCCTATTTTTATTATACTCTGAAAACTATTAAAAGCTAAGGAACCATAAAACTTTAATCCTTTCACCTGCTATGGGACAAGTACTCGAAAAATACAATACTAATTTAATAGCTTAATCATTGCATCTTTAATAATGTACTTACGTAACGTTTCAGCCACATTCATTGAAAGAAAGGGACAAGACTACCTCATTATAGTGGTGTATTAATCTAACCACTATATTAATATCACTAAGCAACATCATTTAGGACAACTATAGAGGCAAGCTTCACAACTTGAAATTATGAAGTTAATAGTAACTTATTGTCCATAAAGCTATTGGCTAAAAAATCTAAAGTTGCAAGTTCTTATATAAGAAAATGAATCCATGCAGGGTGTCATTTGCTCAGGACTTGCTTATTACATTCAAGGAGTAATAATGCAGGACAGAGGCCCTGTTTTCGTGACGGCTTTTAGCCCTCTATGCATGGTTGCAGTTGCTGTCATGAGCGTCATCATTTTGGCAGAGCAAATGTTCCTGGGCAGGTATCTATTTTATTAACCTCTTATTACTAATATGATGACCATTGGCCCACTAAAGAACTCAACTAAAACTAAATTTTACAGGGTAATTGGAGCAATCATCATAGTTGCAGGCCTATATATTGTTGTGTGGGGTAAAAGCAAGGACTACAATTCACCATCTCCAACAGTTGATGACAAAATTATACCAACAAAACAAACAACAGAACCAGGAAATCATGAGAAAGAAAACTGTGATCAACAAGTTGCACAACCGATCCATCAGATAGAGATACCATAATTAGATTTCAACATCTTTTTCAGCAAAAAGAAATGTAATCTATTTGTTTCTCGTATAACTATGATGAGTTAATGATTAAAAGGAAATGACTATCTACAAGAACTCAACTTAGGATTTGATAGAGTTGAATAGTCATTCACCAGATTTCAAAATGTTTCACTATAGCATAGTATTTTTGAAAACCAAATCATATGGTTTCTTTATATAATTTTCAACAAATTGTATATAGACTTGCCCcataaaatacttgccaacattACACTACCCCCATATAAATGGACGAAACCCACTAAGAGGATTACATGCTTTACACCCCATGAGGCTAGTCCAAAAGGAAGTGACGAACAACAAACGGAAGCAAATGAACTACTGTCTTTTGAATGATTTGCAGTGGGATGTTATAATGAGGTCCAAACTGCGAGAACAAAGTCCTGAGCTCATTTACATTTCAACAGGTAAGCATGTCAGAAGTTAAAGGACAAATCTTTTTTGCAATCAGAGGATTCTAAATAGCATAATGGTAGAGTTGAAAAGATGGAAAATATTAAGAAATTCCTGAATGTATTTGCTAATAGAAGGATCCTAGGAGAAGAGAAAGAATTAGTTATCAATACATCTTTTGCCcaaaaagaaaataacacaaaaGTTAGCATATAATATTGTCCACAATGTATTAGAACCTGTTAACATGCCTTTTTAAAACAAAATGAACTAGGAAAAGGAAATATACAGCACATCAATAAAATTTCAGCATGATGAACTCTAATGTTATTTCCATAGGTATACAAGACAAAATTGGTGCAGATAATTTTTTTACACTAAAACCAGTGGGCAAGCATCTGCTTTAAAAGGTTGAGCTAAGAGTCCTGATTTAAAGATGATTTTTCAACAAAAAGTGTTTAAAATATGGGGACCAAAATATTCATTTCAAATTGAAACTAAATGTAGTTCTCACAGGATTGGAGTTGAATGGAGCAATCCCAACAAATAAGACAGTTTGAAATTTTGGAAAAAGTAATCTACTCATTCGAAAAAAGGAATAACCTGTGATGGTGATAAAGAATAACAAGAAGGAAATCACCACAGAAAAATTACAAAAAGTTTCCTTGTGTTACCAAGTAgcacaattttggatttcatttgCCCTTCAGAATGCAGGCTATGCGCTGCTCTCATAAATCCAGTGACAAGATTAAAAAGTTTTCTTTGCATGTTGGTCTCCGACTTCCAACATGATGTTCAGTTCCCAAATTTGCAAACACCCATCGCTCTTAAGTTAGTTGTGCAGCCACCCTTATCCAGTGCAAGTTGTGGCCAAAAAGATCACTCAAATGCACAACACAAAAATGATCCTACCTTACAACTTGAACAAGGCTGCTTTATTATAATGGTTTCCCTTCATCTTTTCCATATATACGTTGAAGTTCACGAGTAGCAGCTAGAAAAGACTCTGTTAAGGAGATGATAGCATAAGTGAGAAGGCAGGCAATCGAGGCAGTGTATAAAGACCAGAAAATCACCAGGGAAAAACAACAGaagaagaattaaaaaaaaaatgcaaatatTAGAGCAACACAATTGAACCAGACATTTTGCATCACCTTTCCAAAGTCGAAAGGACTTCTGGTTGATAGGTGATCCGGTTATTGTCTGAATAACTTCAAACAGCATACTCTGAGGTGTGCTTCTTAACTCTTGGACAATGCCATAGATAGTCTTCCCATTCTCAAAATATATGTGATTATTGGGGTGTTTTGTTTTGCAGTTAGCATGTCTCTCAAATTCATAAGCATTAATtacctataaaaataaattattaatatattgggCACACATTCAACAAACTATTCAGAAATTTTTACGAAAAGTATTCCTGGAACCTTTCTTTGACAGAAGGATCATAATGAACACACTCACCTTCGAGAAATTGCATGCCTGACAGCCACATAAATATCCAGAACCTTTTATAACACCACGAAGCTCCTTCTATTATACATGAGAAGAACCAGAAAATGTCATCACAGGACAATCTTGTCTTATAGATTTatgcataaaattaaaaattacctCCCGTGACCATGCTATATACTTTACAGGAACTCCATCCAGCATTCCGGTGGACAGCAAACTTCTGACATTTGAAGGGAAGTTGTTTGGAGGAGCGTTCTTAGATGTTTTTAGGTCCTCTTTCTTCTTAGACACATTTTCAGCTCCAGAGGCAGTTGTATGGACAGCAGATGCAAGTGCATCCACATTTGAATTGACTACCCCTTTCTCATTTATTACTTCTGAAATCTGAAGAGAAGATTGAGCCATCAACAAATCATAATTGGATATGAGCTGTCCTGAGGGATTTGTATTATCTTCATCATAGCCACCAAAGGATATTATAGTACTCTCTCCTTTATCAAAAGACTGACCAATTGACAAATTGTTGTCATCACCTTTGtcataggattccattaaaacaGTACTGTCATTGCCTTTGCTGAAGAGGTGGCCAATTGATATGGGGCTTTCATCTAGCTTGCAGGTTTGACCCACAGATATGATACTGTTGTCACCCTTAGTAAATGTTTGACCCATTGCTATGGTAGTGTTATTCTCTTTGTATGTTTGGCTCATTGATCTACTGTCATCTCCCTTGCTGTAGGGTTGTCCCATTGAAATGAAAATGTTACTCTTCCTGTCATAGGTTTCACCCACTGACATGATGTGGCCATCCCCGTTGTTATAAGCAAGACCCATTGATATGGTATTTTCGCCCTTCTCATAAGGATGAGAGGTTGACATAGTATTATTGCTATCAACCCTATTGTAGTCATGTTCCATTGACAAATGCATGATATTCTCAGATTCCTTGACCTGGCTAACTTTTATTTTTCTAATCCCACCATAACTTAAACTTGATCTAGGATCCTCCAGTGTGTGAGACATAGATAAATTAAATGAGGAATCATTCCCAAATGGATCATCATCTACCTTTCTAGCCTTTTCTGAGCAAACCAATGGAACGTTTCTGTCATCAAAATTTGCCATCCTTGCTGTATCAGAATCAAATAACCGTTCAGAAAAATGGCCAGAGATTGACTGAAAATTAGAAGCATTCCCCCCTGGAGAAATATTTGAATTTAACATTCCTGAAAATAAATTGTTGGTTGGAACTCCCACTGCCTGTTTCTTGCTAAAAAATAGCTCTGCCTCGGAACCATCCATAAACCATTGATGAGAACGCTTAAGCTCAATTCTAGATGGATCATAATTAACCTCACCATCATTTATTGAGTCAGACCCTTTTGCCATACAAAAACCTTGATTCTGGAAAGACTGCCAAACAAATTTTACTTAGAAAGAAGTCGTCCCTTATCATATCTATAAAAGAACAGTGAGAACAGAATAATCTCCTTGCCAAGTATGTAACAAAAGACGAAACATTTTGCATCTTTTCCATCTAATCCTAAGAGTAAAACTTTTCAATAGTAACCAAGACACGTGcaaaattattagaaaaaaaaaggtCCATTAACCAATTACTGTCCCTTTTCTGCATTTTTACTTTTCATCCATTAAGTGAGCCATGCAGAATTAAAGCATCCAACAACTTCatatttagtgcaaattttgacaTACATTATCAGAGCCAATCCATCCCAAATCATTATGGTGTTCTTTTAATGCTGAAAAAGAGATAGCAATCAAGTAAAATGCGACAATGTAAACTTCAAAAGATGCTTGAAAGTATCCAATTACAGGAATTTCTTCTTTCTCTTAAGATATTAAAGGGATTTGGATGCTTGTCCTCTACATACATTGACAAGCTCAAATAAAACTTATAATACAATGCTACAATTCATTCTTGTCTAAGCTAAGACTTAGTAGATTTTAGATTAATAGTAAGGATTGCAATAACAAAATTCTGTAAAGTGTAAGCCGATAAAAATTAAATCCCCCAAGCTAATTACCCTTTCTGTGCaataaaatattcaaacaaaCAGATGTATGCAAGATTCTTTTCAGTATAGACTGTTCTTGAAGAACAAAAGGAAAGTAAATCAAAGATTCATAAGTGACCCCAAGCCAAATAAATATTAAACTGTATTTTTCATAATTCTCTTCCTTGGATAGGATTGAATAAGATTATAGTAATGAAACAATTTCAGCCACTATTATACAACCCATGATTGCCACACCCACTTAAAGGAACCCAAGCCTTTTATAACAAAATTAACAGGCCTGTAAGAAACTAGAGCACAGCTTGTGCAAATTCCTTTAGATAAACCAATAATAACACACAAATTCCTTAATACTTAACTTCTCAATTTCGGTCAATATTGGCATACAAGATCTGACATTGCTAAAAGCACACCTAAAAATCTTGACTTGAAGTTCAAATTTGGTAACAGATACAAGAAACATACCATTTATCTTTCTTTTTCCCTTTATTCCTTTATTTGCAGTGAGCTATCGATACTTCTAGTTTGTAAACAAACTTTTCTATTATTACAAATTTCTTCAAGTCCTGGTTCAAGCAGAAATTCAATCTCTAGCAGAAAACTAATAAGGTTACCTGCCAAAGGGGGAACAAAATCAGTATGCGTCATTAAACCACTGTTTGGTAGCAAAgaaaactaaataaaataaaataaacacacacacacacacacacacatatatatatatatatttcaaatcctTCAGGTTTTCACGCACCAGATGATTAAAAATTCACTGAACCAAGGCCCATGCAGCCATAATGAGAACAAAAGAGCCATAAAATTCGAAAATTTTTGgttttatttttcttcatttcACTAGGAACCAAATGCATAACCAAGCAAATAGCAAATGCTATAATAAGAACCCAAACCCTAATTCAGAACCAAGAGAAAGGGGGGAAATTTTAATTTAACGGACAGGTAATTGGAACAAAATGCATAAGATATTTGAAGCTTCGAGAAGCAtacgattttttttttcctttttctttttaacAGGAGATCAAGGATAGTCCCAGCACCTATTGGCCGAGAATATGCCGGCGATTGTACGGACAGAGATTTCGGCGAGATCCAGAGAGAGGAAGAGTTGACAGATTTTGAGACTTGAGTAGTTTTCGGTAAGGATGGAGGAGATTTTGATTCGCTACTTTGAGGTACTCCTCAATTTGCAATAACCCGGTTATAGATACGCGTCAAGCGGGCCGGATCTTGCAGGTTGGACTTTCCTAGCCCGAGCCATTCTTATTTAGATTTCTTTTTGCGGGCCGGATCTTGCAGGTTTAGACATTTTTAGATTTCTTTCGGCCGAATtgcaaataattattgaaatttggtGTTTTCGACTGCGTGCATattcttataaaaattgtatgaaTAAATTGTTTGatagatttttttaataaaaaagcaattataaattgataattttataaaagtataattttaattttatttattttattttgtaataaatatatattgttaaaattaaatttatgaagtgCAATTAGGATTGAAAAGATAGATACTTCTATTAAATAGAAGaggccaataaaaaaaaaaagtcaaatatTTGTATACTTTTGCATTTTAATCGTATCactttaattttgataaaaaaaatcaaaattaaaaggtTTATAAAAATTCtatctaaatttgaaatctagttTGCATGGAGT comes from the Hevea brasiliensis isolate MT/VB/25A 57/8 chromosome 5, ASM3005281v1, whole genome shotgun sequence genome and includes:
- the LOC110666770 gene encoding uncharacterized protein LOC110666770 isoform X2, with the translated sequence MSFQNQGFCMAKGSDSINDGEVNYDPSRIELKRSHQWFMDGSEAELFFSKKQAVGVPTNNLFSGMLNSNISPGGNASNFQSISGHFSERLFDSDTARMANFDDRNVPLVCSEKARKVDDDPFGNDSSFNLSMSHTLEDPRSSLSYGGIRKIKVSQVKESENIMHLSMEHDYNRVDSNNTMSTSHPYEKGENTISMGLAYNNGDGHIMSVGETYDRKSNIFISMGQPYSKGDDSRSMSQTYKENNTTIAMGQTFTKGDNSIISVGQTCKLDESPISIGHLFSKGNDSTVLMESYDKGDDNNLSIGQSFDKGESTIISFGGYDEDNTNPSGQLISNYDLLMAQSSLQISEVINEKGVVNSNVDALASAVHTTASGAENVSKKKEDLKTSKNAPPNNFPSNVRSLLSTGMLDGVPVKYIAWSREELRGVIKGSGYLCGCQACNFSKVINAYEFERHANCKTKHPNNHIYFENGKTIYGIVQELRSTPQSMLFEVIQTITGSPINQKSFRLWKESFLAATRELQRIYGKDEGKPL
- the LOC110666770 gene encoding uncharacterized protein LOC110666770 isoform X1, which encodes MSFQNQGFCMAKGSDSINDGEVNYDPSRIELKRSHQWFMDGSEAELFFSKKQAVGVPTNNLFSGMLNSNISPGGNASNFQSISGHFSERLFDSDTARMANFDDRNVPLVCSEKARKVDDDPFGNDSSFNLSMSHTLEDPRSSLSYGGIRKIKVSQVKESENIMHLSMEHDYNRVDSNNTMSTSHPYEKGENTISMGLAYNNGDGHIMSVGETYDRKSNIFISMGQPYSKGDDSRSMSQTYKENNTTIAMGQTFTKGDNSIISVGQTCKLDESPISIGHLFSKGNDSTVLMESYDKGDDNNLSIGQSFDKGESTIISFGGYDEDNTNPSGQLISNYDLLMAQSSLQISEVINEKGVVNSNVDALASAVHTTASGAENVSKKKEDLKTSKNAPPNNFPSNVRSLLSTGMLDGVPVKYIAWSREKELRGVIKGSGYLCGCQACNFSKVINAYEFERHANCKTKHPNNHIYFENGKTIYGIVQELRSTPQSMLFEVIQTITGSPINQKSFRLWKESFLAATRELQRIYGKDEGKPL